TCGGCGAGCTCCTGATCACCCTCGACGGCACCATCCACCGGATCACCGCCGGCGACACGGTGATCATCAATCCCGGCGCGACCCTGGCCGTCGAGAACCCGACCGCCCACACCGCGATCTCCTGGGTCACGACCTCCATCGGTCTGGAGGCGGAACTGGCCGACGGCACCCGCATCACTCCCCCGTGGGCCAACTGACCACTACGCCGCCGGCGCTCCCGCCGGCACAGCGAGCGGACCGAACCTGGCCCGGCCCCGGTCCGCGGCCTCCTCGACGCAGCGGAGTCCGTCGTCGACGGGGTCGAGGGCGAGTTGGTGGGAGGCCCCTGCCGGCACCGGCACCGGCACCGCCGGCCGCGCCGCCGACGAGGTTCCGGGCGGCCCAGCCCACACCCTGTGGCTGCGGGGGCCTCGCGGCGGGAAGACGGCGTGCCGCGGGTGCTCAGCGGTGAAGCCGATCCCGCCCAGCGCCTGCTCGCAGTGCCGGTCCGCGGGCGGTCCCGGTTGTCGCGGCACCGGTCCATTAGTTGCTGGGGTCCGAGCGAAGTGGCGTAGCGAACACTTGGGAGTCGTCGGCGAACGCCTTGAACTCCAGGGCGTTGCCGGCCGGGTCGAGCAGGAACATCGTCCACTGCTCGCCGGTTTCGCCTGCAAAGCGCACGTAGGGCTCGATGACGAATTCGGTGTCGGCGGCGTGCAGTTGGTCGGCGAGCCGGTGGAAGGCGTCGATGGTCAGGATCAGCCCGAAGTGCGGTACGGGGACGTCATGGCCGTCGACCGGGTTGTGCATCTGTCCGGCGCGGGCCGGAGCGAGGTGGGTGACGAACTGGTGGCCGTGCAGATTCCAGTCCACCCAGGTGTCGGCGCTGCGGCCCTGCTCCAGGCCGAGTGTCTCGCCGTAGAAACGGCGGGCGGCGTCGAGGTCGTCGACCGGGACGGCGAGGTGGAATCGGGGGATGGGGGAGGCGAGAACGGACATGGATCCGGGGTTCCTTCCGTGACGCATGGAGTGAAGTGGCTGACGCTTACCAGTTTTGACGGGTGGGCGAAATGATCAGGTCGTTGACGGTGGCGTCGGCGGGCTGATCGAGGGCGTCCGCGACGCTCTGAGGGTCGCCCAGGGGTGTTGGGTGTGGCTGTCAGGTGGCTGCGAGGCGGGCGACCGCGTCCGCGACGGGGGTGTCGCCGGAGGTCAGCTCGACGATGACGCGAGTGAGGGCGGGCTCGTGCAGGGCGGCGTCGATGAACGCGGCGACATCCTCGCGGTGCACGTCGCCGTACTCGACAGCGGGCCCGGCAGCGACCCGCCCGGTACCCGATCCGTCCAGCAGGGTGCCGGGGCGGACGATGAGCCAGTCAAGGCTGGTGCGGGTGAGATGGACGTCGGCACTCTTCTTGACCTTGACGTAGTGCTCGAAGCCTTCGGACGCTGCAGCGCCGCGCAGGGCGTCGGGGAACACGGAGACGAGGACGAAGCGCGGGACTCCGGCGTTCTCGGCCGCGGCGGCCGCCTTCTCCAGGCCCTTGCCGTCGATGAGCGTGGTCTTGTCCATGCCGGTTCCGTGGGCGCCGGCCGAGAACACCACCGCGTCGTGACCGGCGAGTTTGCGGGCGAGTTCTGCCACGGAGTCGGCGATCAGGTCGCCGGTCACCGGCGTCGCCCCGGTCGCGCGAATCGTGTCGGCCTGGGCCGGACTGCGGTGCATGCCGGTCACCTCGTCGCCGCGCTCGGACAGCAGGCCGGCGAGCCTCCTGCCGACACCTCCGGCGGCACCGATCTGGAACACCTTCAAGGAAATCGCCTCTCCTGGCTGGACCATCGACTTCATCGACTTGCGTTGTCTCAATGTTGACATTGAGACAACGCAAGGATGTTAACATTGCGACATGGAGAAGACGCAACTCGCAGGAGATCGCGCGGTGGCCCCCGCCCGCCGCCGCGGACTGGCCGACGAGGTCGCCGACCGGATCCGCGAGGCGATCTTCAGCGGTGCATACGCCCCCGGGGCACCACTGCGCGAGGTCGAACTGTCCGGCGTACTCCAGGTCAGCAGGGGTCCGGTGCGTGAAGCTCTGCGCGTACTGGAGCGCGAGGGGCTCGTGCACTGCGCCTGGCACCGCGGGACCGTGGTCACGACACTGTCCGCCGAGGATGTTGCCGAGCTCGACAGCCTGCGCGGCGCGCTTGAGGACCTCGCCGTCCAGCAGGTCATCGCACGCGCCTCGGACGAGGACCTCGCGGCCATCGAGAAGGCGACCGGCGTGATGGACCGCACGACGGACCCGCACGCCATGGTCCGCCTCGACATCGCCTTCCACGACGCCGTGTTCGCCGCCACCGGCCACCAGCGTCTCGCCGCGGCCTGGGAGACCATCCGCTGCCAGGTCCACCTGTTCCTGCTGACCCGCATCGGCCTCAGCACCGAGGGCTACCTCGCCTGCATCCCCCAGGAGCACCACGCGCTGGCCGCCGCCCTGCGCGCCCGGGACCCCCAGACCGCCCTCCCCCTGTTCGCCGCCCACCGCCGCCACGCGGTGGACGTCGTCACCGGCACGTCGAACCCGGCCTGAGCACCGGTCCAACGGCGTCTGGACGCCGCCAGGCGTGGTGAAGCGTCAGCAAGCGAAGGAACACCATGGCAAGCATCACGGGCAGGACCGTTCTGATCGTCGGCGCCTCGTCGGGGATCGGCGCGGAGGTCGCGCGCCGGCTCGGCCACGGCGGCAACCGTCTGGTCGTCACGGCACGACGGGCCCCCGAGCTGGCAGCCCTGGCTGAGGAGGTACGTGCGGCCGGCAGCGCCTGCCTGGACATTGCCGCCGACGCCCTGAACCCGAAGGCGGCCGCCGACGTGGTGGCGGCCGCAGTCGCCGAGTACGGCTCGGTGGACGTGGCCCTGCTCAACGCCGGCCAGGGACCGGACATGTCGATGGACGAGGTCACCGTGGCAGACGTGTCACGGATCATGGCGCTGAACTACGACGTCGTCGTCAACTACCTCATCCCGCTGATCGCGCAGATGGGAGACCAGCCGCACGGTGGCCTGATCGCACACACCAACTCGCTGGCAGGGCTCATGGGCATCCCCCGCCAAGGCCCCTACTCCGCCGCGAAGGCGGCCGCGCGCACGCTCATCGACGCCGCGCGCGTCGAACTGGCGCCCAAGGGCATCCGGTTCACCAGCATCCACCCCGGCTTCGTGGCGACCGACCGGGTCAACGCCGACAGCCTGCCCAAGCCCTTCCAGGTCAGTACAGAGCGCGCGGCACGCCACGTCATCCGTGCTCTGGAGAGAGAACCGGCGCAGGCGTACTTCCCCTGGGCGACGACCGCCCTGGTTCGTACCCTGAGCGTCCTGCCCACCGCGGTCTCCTCGGCAGTCCTGCGGAGCCTGGCATCCCGATAGAGCAGCCGCGGCGTGGGTGGCGGGGGCATCCCGATAGAGCAGCCGCGGCGTGGGTGGCGGGGGCATCCCGACGCCGTGGTCACCTCGCCAGAGGGGCGCCATGGCCCTCGGCGACCTCCGGCAGGCGACTCCCCCGCCCGGTCCGCGCGCCCTCGACGAACGGATCGAGGCCCGAGACACCACTGCAGCCGGCGCCGGCAGGGGATTCATGTCGCCCTGATCCCCGCCGGGTCCGCGTCGCGGGGCGTTCGCCTCGTGCGGGCGTCAGTCCGCCGTCTGTGCCGGGCCCGCCGTCACCTTCCGCAGCAGCGGCCTGCTGCCGGCGATGGCAGCGAGCATGGCCAGCGCGCCGAGGGTCGCGCAGGTCACGAGTTGCACGGCACCGGAGGCGTTGACCGTCGTACCAGCCGCCTTGTTGAGCTGCATGGCGCCGAAGACGCCCATCGCGGTGGTGCCGCCGGCCAGGACCGCCAACGGGAGGACCGTTTCGCGGACTCGGGCCCGGTCCAGCACCTTCAGCGGGGTGCCGGCCAGCCGCAGCAGGCCGTAGATCCGACGCCGGTCGAGGACGTTCGCGGCCGCGGTGAGGCCGGCGGAGGCGGCTGCGACAAGGAAGCTCAGGACCAGGGTGGCGGTGCTGACGGTGGCGATGCGGGCGATGACCGTGTCGTCCGGCGCGGAGACGTACTCCTGCGTGAACGGGTACCTGCCCGACCCCACGGGCGTCAGGGCGGTGACAGCGGTGTCGATGTCCGCCTGGCTGCCGGAGACATGGGCGATCACGCCGGTGGCACCGCCCAGCAGGCTGTCGTAGTCGTCCTCCCTCACCTCGGAGACGGTCGCCCTGACGCCCGTACGGCGCAGCGCGGTACGGGCCTCGGTGGCGGCGTGCCGGGCGTCTGCGGCGTTCGCGGTGATCACGGCCACCTGGCCCTCGTGGCTCGGCCCCTCGAAATCCAGCGTGCTGACGGAGAAGAACCCGGCCACGAACCCCGCGAGCACCAGGCCGCTGACCGTCCGCCAGGCCCCACGCGGATCGTCACTGAGCCGGCGCGCGGCCAGCAGTGTGGCCGGGCGGACGGCGCGGCGGCCCACGATCCGGCCCAGCCGGTCCACGACCCAGGGACCCAGTAGCCAGAACGCGCCGTAGAAGAGCAACAGCATGGCGACCAACTGCCGGGGCTTCAACTGGCCGCCGTCGCTCGTGCCGGCCCAGATGTAGCCCAGGACCACGACGAACAGCACCAGCCGGATCGCGCGGGTGCGGCGCGGGTTCGCCTGCTGGGCCACGCCCAGGGGCGAGGTGGCCACCTGACGCAGCGTGGTCACCGCGCTGACGGTGATCAGCGCGGTCACGGCCAGCACCACCGCCGCGAGCCACGGCAATCCCACCCACAACTGACCGATGTACCAGGCGCCGACGCCGTACGGGAGCTCGGCGAGCGCGGGCAGCAGCGCCGTGTAAGCGAGCGCACCCGCCAGGGCCCCGGCCGCGCCGACTCCGGACGCCTCGACGGCGGTCATGGCGAGGATCTGCCGCGGGGTCGCCCCGGCCAGCCGCAGCGCGGCGAGCCGCTGCTCGCGCCGGGCCGCACCCAGCCGTCCCGCGGCCGAGGCCAGCACGACGACCGGAACGACCAGAAGCACCACACCCATCAGCACGGTCCCCTGGTCGGCGCCGGTGAAGACGTTCTCCTTGGTGCCGGAGAACCCGGAGACCGTTGCGCGCTCGCTCATCCCCTCGTCGTAGTAGCTCTGTTCCCCGGCGGCCTTGGAGACGGCCGGGTCGCCGGGGGCCCGTCCGACCACCGCGACCAGTTCGTCGGGCGAGGCGAGACCGGCGGCGCCGATCGTGCCGTAGGACGTCGTCTTCGGGAAGCGGTCGGCGAGTCGGCTCGCGGGCAGTTCGTGCAACAGTGCGGCCAGGGACGGGGAGACGTACACCTCGCCCTGCTTCGGGAATCCGCTCAGACCGGGCGGCGCCGGCGTCGGGTTGCGGCCGGGCAGCTGGGCCAGGTTCACGACGGTGACCGGTTCGTGGCGGACGTATGTCGTGGTGGTGGCCTGGACGGCTGTGGCCCGCTTCGCCGGTACGGCGTCGGGGGTGCGCCACGTGGTGTGGTCGGCGCGGGCGCCGGCGCCCAGGGCGACGGCGGTCATCACCAGCAGGAGGAACGAGCCGACGGCGGCGGCGCCGGCCGCGAGCAGCTGGGACTGCAGGCCGCGACGGCCGGAGGATCTGGCGAGGTGCCAGGTCAGGGGCAGGACGGGGGAACGCATGGCATCTCCTGCCGTTCAGGCGACGGTGTACTGGCTGTGGCCGCTGATGCGGCCGTCGCGGACCTGGAGGATCCGGTCGCAGTGGGCGGCGACGTCGGCGTCGTGGGTGACCATGACCAGGGCGGCGCCCGTGTCCCGGGTGGCTGAGGTCAGCAGCCGGATGACCTCTGTACTGGTGGTCTGGTCGAGGGCGCCGGTGGGCTCGTCGGCGAAGACGACGTCCGGTTCGACGACCAGGGCGCGGGCGATGGCGACCCGTTGGGCCTGGCCGCCGGAGAGCTGTCCGGGGCGACGGTGCTCCAACCCCTCCAGGCCCAGCGGCGCGAACCAGCGGCGGGCACGCTCGACGGCTGCCTTGCGCGGGACGCCCTCCAGCATCAGCGGCAGAGCCACGTTCTCCTCCGCCGGCAGTTCCGGCAGCAGCTGACCGAACTGGAACACGAACCCGAACCGCTTGCGGCGCAGTGCGCTGAGCCTGTTCTCGCCCAGGTTGTCGACGCGCTCGCCGCGCAACAGCACCTGGCCGCCGTCCGGGCGGATGATCCCGGCGAGGGTGTGCAGCAGGGTCGACTTGCCGGACCCCGAGGGGCCCATGATCGCCAGTGAGTCGCGCTCACGGACCTCGACGTCCACGCCGGCCAGCGCGCTGGTGGAGCCGTACTTCTTGACGAGGCCGTGTCCGGCCAGGACGGTGCTCATGGTGTGTGGTGGGCCCTTCTCAGCGCTCGAACTTCCAGGTGACGCTCGTGGCGTCCGCCCTGGTCACCCGGACGGGGATCTTGACGGTCGCGCCGTCGTTCTTCTTGCCGGTGCAGGTGAGGGTGGCTCCGGTCACGGCCTTGAGGCCGGTCGGGCAGGTGACGTCGGAGACCTTGGCGCCGACCCAGGGCAGCGGGTGGTACTTGCTCTCGGTGCGGCCCGCGACGATGTCCGCCGCGAGCGCCCGGTGGCCGTCCACCGATCTCGTCGTGTGGTCGTCCAGCCCGGTGGTCGACTCGGTTCCGGCGAGCAGATACGTGCCGAGTCCGCCGAGCGCGACCACGGCACTCATACCGCCGACGATGCCGACGAGGAATTTACTGCGCTGCATCGCGTACTCCTGGTGTCCGTGGTGAGGATGCGGCTCCACCCTCGCCCGCGGCCCCGGGCGCACGCCTCGGCCGAACGGTCAGGATCGCGGGCCGGATCCGCGGCCCCCTCGACCGTTCGGCCGATCCGCTGCCGGAGGCCTGGCCCACGGCGATCGACGCGAAGACTGTTTCCACCCGGACTGCGCCCGTGGCCTCGCCGCCGGACGCCTGCTCGCCGCGGCCGTCATCGACGTTGCGCTCACGGATTCATGTCGTGGCGGCGGACCCCGAGCTGCCGGCCCGGCCCGGGCTCGCCGAATCCCATCCGTACGCCAGGATCTCGACAGCGGGCCGGGAGTTCTCCGAACTCCCGGCCCGCTGGGCCTGAGACCTGCTCCTGGACGCCTGAGCCGACAGACCGATGCCGAAAGATGCGCGCCCGGCGGCTCAGGAGGTCGTTCCTGGTGTCAGACGACCATCCACTGCTGGTTGACACCGGCGTTGCAAGTGGCCTGGTCCAGGGCCGCGCCGTTAGCCGAGGACGCCCCGGCGACCTCCAGGCACTTGCCGCTGTTGACGTTGGTGAAGGTGACGTAGCCGCCGATCACCGCCGTCCTCGTCCACAGCTGGTGCGAGGCACCGGTGCAGGTCGACTGGACGGCCACCGCTCCGTTGGCGGTGGAGGCGCCGGAGATCTGCAGGCACTTGCCGCTGTTGACGTTGACCAGCCGGTAGTTCGAGCCGACGGCCGTCGCCACCCACTGCTGGTTGGTTCCGGAGTTGCAGTTCCCGGAGTTGACGGCCGCCCCGTCCGCCGTGCTCAACGACCAGACGTCCGCGCATTTGGCGCTGTTCCGGTTGAGCAGGTGGTTGTTGGCCGCGCCGAGCGGTCCGGCGAGGACCGGCCAGCCGTTCGCGAAGGTCACCTGGCGGATGTCGAGGGTCTCCTGTCCGGAGTTGTCACCGTCGTAGTAGTGGTAGGCGAGGAACTTCGACGTGCCGTCGTCGTAGGCGTCGGCGCCACCCGCGGCCACCCTGGGATAGGCGCCGGTGAGGACGGTGGTCCCGCCGCCGGAGGCCATGTCGGTGCCGCTTTGGTCCAGGTAGGGGCCGGTGATGCTGGTGGAGCGGCCGACCACCGTGTAGTAGGTGCTGCTGACTCCGCTGCAGCACAGGCCCTTGGAGCCGAAGAGGTAGTAGTAGCCGCCGTCGAGGATGATCGTGGGGTTCTCGATGTTGACGGCGATGTGCCACAGGTTGTTGTCGGTGGTGGAGAGCTTGCCGGTGGACTGGTCCAGGACGTGCATGTAGGTGCCGGAGCCGGTCCAGGAGCCCCAGGAGATGTAGAGCCGGCCGTCCGGGCCCCAGTCGACGTTGGGGTCGATCGGGTAGTTGACGTCCGTGACCAGGCCCTGATCGGTCCACGGGCCCTCGATGTTCGTCGCGGTGGCGAGTCCCATCACCGCGTAGTTCGAGCCCCAGAGCGAACCGGCGTAGTACAGGTGGTAGGCGCCGTTGAAGTACTTGATGTCGGGGGCCCAGATGTTCGGCGGGGTCGAGCCCAGCTTGGCGGTGATCCAGGACGGGGTCGACGACCACACGTTGCCGACCTTGGTCCACCCGGAGGCGGCGGTGCCGGCACAGGTCTTGCGGACGGTGATGGATCCGCTGGGGTTGAGAGAGTCGTTCTCGAACCCTGTGGAGAACCCGTAGTAGCAGCTGCCCACCTTGATGAGGCTGGGGTCGTGCATGCGCAGGTCACCGCTGAGGGCCTGGGCGGGACCGGCCGTGGCCAGGCCCAGGAGGGTGATCAGTGCGACCAGGATCGACGCGAGAGCGGAACGTCGGGCCCTGCCGCGTCTGCCGGGGCGGGGCTCTTCGGTGTCACTTCTGGTCACGCGAGACTCCTTTGTGTCGCTGTGGCTCAGTGGGTCATGTCGGGTCGGAGGCGAGGTGGTGCCGACGCGTGCTGGTGGTCCCGGTGGGCAGGAGGGTCACGCCTCCGTCGGGCCATTCGATGCGTCCGGTCGCGCCGGTGGGCACGGTCGTCTCGACGGTGAGCTGCGTCTCTGCGAGCTCCCATCGGATCGCCACCCGCCCGTACGGCGACTCGTGGGCGGCGCTCGCCCACGAGATGCCGCCGCCCGGCCGGGGCCGGAAGACGACCTCGCGGTAGCCGGGCGCACTCGCGTCGAGCCCGGCGACCGTGGTGTGCAGCCACTGGGCGACGGCGCCGAGCGCGTAGTGGTTGAACGAGGTCATCTCGCCCGGATTGACGGTGCCGTCGGGCAGCATGCTGTCCCATCGCTCCCAGACGGTGGTGGCGTCGTGCTTGAGCGCGTAGAGCCACGAGGGGCACTCATGCTGGAGGAGCAGGGCGTACGCGCTGTCGTCGTGGTGGGTGGCGCTCAGCGCGGGTGCCACCAGCGGGGTTCCGATGAAACCGGTCTGGATGGTGTGTCCGCCCGCCGCGACCAGGTCGGCCAGGCGGCGCCCCGCCGCCGCCCGGGTCGCCGGGCCCGGAAGGAGGTCGAACTGCAGGGCGACGGCGTAGGCGGTCTGTGTGTCGCTGGTCATCAGACCGCCGGGTCCGACGTACTCGGCGACGAAGGTCTGCCGGACGCGATCCGCGAGTTCCTCGTAGCGGCGGCGGTCGTCGACGCGCCCCAGGACACCGGCGGTCCAGGCGACATGGCGCAGGGACCACGCGTAGTACGCGCTCGCGATGAGGTGCCGGTCGGTGCGGCCCGCTCCCGGGTCCTCGGGGGGTGCGAACGGGTCGAGCCAGTCGCCGAGTTGGTACCCGCGGTTCCACAGGCCCGACTCGTCGGCGAGTTCGGTGACGAGGTCGACCCATCGCCGTGCGCTGTCGTACTGGGCGGCGAGGAGACCGGTGTCGCCTGAGGCCCGGTACAGATCCCACGGAGTCAGCGCCACGACGTCGCCCCAGCCGGCGCCCGGTCTGGCCGGGGTCCACTGCTCGCCGCCCGGTATCTCGGGGACGTACCAGGGCACGGTCCCGTCGGCGTGCTGTTCCACGGCGACATCGCGCAGCCAGGACGCGAGCATGCCGTGGCAGTCGTACAGGAAGGCGGCGGTGGGGGCGAAGATCTGGATGTCGCCGGTCCAGCCGAGCCGTTCGTCGCGCTGCGGGCAGTCGGTGGGGAGATCGACGAAGTTGCCGCGCAGACTCCACACCACGTTCTCGTGGAGCCGGTTCACCTGGTCGTTGGAGCACTCGAACCAGCCGGTGCGGGCCATGTCGGTGTGGTGGACGCGGGCGGTGATGTCCAGGTGGGGGTTGCCGCCGCGCCAGCCGGTGATCTCGGCGTAGCGGAAGCCGTGGATGGTGAAGCGCGGCTCCCAGGTTTCCCGGCCGCCGCCCCGCAGGACGTACTGGTCGGTGGAGATCGCGCCGCGCAGGGGGCGTACGCACAGTTCGCCGTCCTGGAGCACCTCGGCGTGGCGGATGACGACCGTGTGCCCGGCCGGGCCGGAGACCGTGACACGGACCCTGCCGACGAGGTTCTGCCCGAAGTCCACCAGGAGCCGGTCGCCGTCCAGGGCGGTCACCAGCACCGGGGCGATCTCCTCGGTGCAGCGCACCGGCGGGCCGGTGGGCGCGACCAGGGTCGCCGGGTTCCGGGTGACGACGTCCACCGCTGACCAGTCGCCGTCGTCGAATTCGGGGCTCGACCAGCCGGGCCGTTCCTGCCGGGCGTCGTACGTCTCACCGTCGAGCAGGCCCGAGGACAGGAGGGGTCCCCGGCCGGCCCGCCAGGACGTGTCGGTGCCGACGACGGTGACGGTCCCGTCCCGGTGGACGATCTCCAGCTGGGCGAGGAGGGCGACGCGGTCGCCGTAGAGGTCGGCATGGCCGCCGTTGAAGCCCAGTCGGCCGCGGTACCAGCCGTCGGCCAGCCAGGCGCCGATGGTGTTGTCGCCGGCGCGCAGGTGCTCGGTGACGTCGTGGGTCTGGTAGCGCAGTCGGTGGTCGTAGCTGGTCCAGCCGGGGGCGAGGGTGTGGTCGCCGACCCGACGGCCGTTGATCTCGATCTCGTACAGGCCGTGGGCGGTGACGTACAGCCGTGCGCGCTCCACCTCCGCGCCGGCCTGGAAGTCCTTGCGCAGCAGCGGTGGACGCCGCTCGCCGTCGAGCCGCTCGACCGACTCGCGCTGCGGCGAGATCGCGTGCGCGGTCCAGTCCGTGGGCTCCAGCAGGCCCGTCTCCAGGCGCAGGGCCGGGCTCCAGTCGGAGGCCGCGCCGTCGGCTCCGCGGACCCGGACGCGTATCTCGGCGGGTTCCCGCGATGCCAGTGGCCGGTCCGGCCAGTCGACGAGGACGGATGCTTCGGAGGTCACCCAGGGGGTGCGGTGCGTTCGGTCGGTGCGGGTGATCTCGATCTGGTGGGCGTGTTGTGTCCAGCCGGGAGGTGCCGCGGTCCTCCAGGAGAGCCGGGGCGAGGACTCGCCGATGCCGAACGGCTCCCGGTGGTGCTCCGTGGTCGGAGCGGCCACGGCCGGTAGGGACTGGTGGGTCATCCCTTCACCGCCCCGGCGGTGAGGCCCTTGATGATGCGCTGGTTGATGAGCAGGTAGAGCACCAGGGCGCCTACGACGTTGATGCTGATGGCGGCGAACAGCGGGCCGTAGGACGTCTCGCCGTACTGGCCGGTGAAGTTGAGCAGCCCGACCTGGATGGTGCGCAGGTCGTCGTCGGTGGTGAAGGTCAGCGAGATGAGCAGGTCGTTCCAGATGAAGAAGAACTGCACCAGCGCGACCGTGAAGACGGCGTTGCGGACGGCGGGGAACCCGATCCGCCAGAAGGCCGTGAGGATGCTCGCCCCGTCGAGGGTGGCGGCTTCGAAGAGCTCGCGCGGGACCGCCCGGAAGTAGGTGGCCATCATGAAGACGGTGAGCGGGAGGCCGACCGCGGTGTAGGTGATGATCAGTGGCCACATCGTGCCGGACAGTCCGGACTGGAAGTACACCCGGAACAGGGGCAGCAGGATCATCTGGCTCGGCACCATGATGCCCAGCAGGAAGACCAGGAGGACCTGGTGGCGGCCGCGCCAGATCATCACCTCCAGGGCGAAGCCCGCGGCGGTGCCCAGCACGATGATGAGCGCGAGGGAGGGCACCGTGGCCAGGAGGCTGTTGCGCACGTAGAGGGCGACGTGGCCGGTCGTCCACGCCTCGGTGTAGTTGCCGAAGTCCCACTTGCCGGGCAGCGTCCAGGCGGGGTCGTTGACGAACTCGGACTGGGTCTTGAAGGAGCTGAGCAGCAGCCATGCCAGCGGTGCCAGTTCGATCACCACCAGCAGGGCGACGAGCAGGTTGCGGGTCAGGCGCCGGGCGTACCCGGGCTTGCGGGTGGTGGCGGACCGTGGGCTGGGCAGGAGTTTCCGCGGCGGGGCCGTCATGGTGTCGGTCATGGGGGTTCAGCCCTTGGTCAGGTCGCGTCGCGAGAAGCGGAAGATGATGAGGGTGACGCCGAGGCAGACCACGGTGAGCAGGGAGGCGATGGTGCTGCCGTAGCCGTAGTCGCCGTAGGAGAACGCGGTGCGGAACATGTACAGCGTCAGGGGCGTCGTGTCGCTGCCCGGTCCGCCGTTGGTCAGGGCGAGGACCGAGTCGAACACCTTGAGGGTGCCGTTGATGCTGAACACGACCGAGGACAGCAGTACGGGTGCGGACAGCGGCAGGACGATGTGCCGGATCAGCCGCCATCCGGTGGCGCCGTCCAGCCGCGCCGACTCGAGCGTCTCCTCGGGGATGTCGAGGAGCCCGGCGAAGATGAGGACGCCGTAGAAGCCCATGGAGCGCCATACGTCCATGACGACGAGGACGATGAAGGATCCGCCGGCGCTCGCGAACCAGTCGCCGTGGTGGATGCCCAGCCCCTCGACGGCGACGTTGGCCAGGCCGTTCTGCGGGGCGACGGCGAAGAGCTTCTGGAACATCAGGGCGACCGCGACCGTCGGGAGGATCACCGGGAAGAACACCAGCGTCCGGACGGCCGCGGACGACCTGCGCAGGACGAACACGTAGAGCAGGGCG
This is a stretch of genomic DNA from Streptomyces sp. NBC_00285. It encodes these proteins:
- a CDS encoding SDR family NAD(P)-dependent oxidoreductase codes for the protein MASITGRTVLIVGASSGIGAEVARRLGHGGNRLVVTARRAPELAALAEEVRAAGSACLDIAADALNPKAAADVVAAAVAEYGSVDVALLNAGQGPDMSMDEVTVADVSRIMALNYDVVVNYLIPLIAQMGDQPHGGLIAHTNSLAGLMGIPRQGPYSAAKAAARTLIDAARVELAPKGIRFTSIHPGFVATDRVNADSLPKPFQVSTERAARHVIRALEREPAQAYFPWATTALVRTLSVLPTAVSSAVLRSLASR
- a CDS encoding VOC family protein; protein product: MSVLASPIPRFHLAVPVDDLDAARRFYGETLGLEQGRSADTWVDWNLHGHQFVTHLAPARAGQMHNPVDGHDVPVPHFGLILTIDAFHRLADQLHAADTEFVIEPYVRFAGETGEQWTMFLLDPAGNALEFKAFADDSQVFATPLRSDPSN
- a CDS encoding FtsX-like permease family protein; this encodes MRSPVLPLTWHLARSSGRRGLQSQLLAAGAAAVGSFLLLVMTAVALGAGARADHTTWRTPDAVPAKRATAVQATTTTYVRHEPVTVVNLAQLPGRNPTPAPPGLSGFPKQGEVYVSPSLAALLHELPASRLADRFPKTTSYGTIGAAGLASPDELVAVVGRAPGDPAVSKAAGEQSYYDEGMSERATVSGFSGTKENVFTGADQGTVLMGVVLLVVPVVVLASAAGRLGAARREQRLAALRLAGATPRQILAMTAVEASGVGAAGALAGALAYTALLPALAELPYGVGAWYIGQLWVGLPWLAAVVLAVTALITVSAVTTLRQVATSPLGVAQQANPRRTRAIRLVLFVVVLGYIWAGTSDGGQLKPRQLVAMLLLFYGAFWLLGPWVVDRLGRIVGRRAVRPATLLAARRLSDDPRGAWRTVSGLVLAGFVAGFFSVSTLDFEGPSHEGQVAVITANAADARHAATEARTALRRTGVRATVSEVREDDYDSLLGGATGVIAHVSGSQADIDTAVTALTPVGSGRYPFTQEYVSAPDDTVIARIATVSTATLVLSFLVAAASAGLTAAANVLDRRRIYGLLRLAGTPLKVLDRARVRETVLPLAVLAGGTTAMGVFGAMQLNKAAGTTVNASGAVQLVTCATLGALAMLAAIAGSRPLLRKVTAGPAQTAD
- a CDS encoding cupin domain-containing protein, with the protein product MPVVRSSDAVTHEIHGARFVSYATPLSGAKELCAWRGEIPAGTKAPAHTVNREEIFHLLIGELLITLDGTIHRITAGDTVIINPGATLAVENPTAHTAISWVTTSIGLEAELADGTRITPPWAN
- a CDS encoding family 43 glycosylhydrolase, which translates into the protein MTRSDTEEPRPGRRGRARRSALASILVALITLLGLATAGPAQALSGDLRMHDPSLIKVGSCYYGFSTGFENDSLNPSGSITVRKTCAGTAASGWTKVGNVWSSTPSWITAKLGSTPPNIWAPDIKYFNGAYHLYYAGSLWGSNYAVMGLATATNIEGPWTDQGLVTDVNYPIDPNVDWGPDGRLYISWGSWTGSGTYMHVLDQSTGKLSTTDNNLWHIAVNIENPTIILDGGYYYLFGSKGLCCSGVSSTYYTVVGRSTSITGPYLDQSGTDMASGGGTTVLTGAYPRVAAGGADAYDDGTSKFLAYHYYDGDNSGQETLDIRQVTFANGWPVLAGPLGAANNHLLNRNSAKCADVWSLSTADGAAVNSGNCNSGTNQQWVATAVGSNYRLVNVNSGKCLQISGASTANGAVAVQSTCTGASHQLWTRTAVIGGYVTFTNVNSGKCLEVAGASSANGAALDQATCNAGVNQQWMVV
- a CDS encoding NAD(P)H-binding protein, producing MFQIGAAGGVGRRLAGLLSERGDEVTGMHRSPAQADTIRATGATPVTGDLIADSVAELARKLAGHDAVVFSAGAHGTGMDKTTLIDGKGLEKAAAAAENAGVPRFVLVSVFPDALRGAAASEGFEHYVKVKKSADVHLTRTSLDWLIVRPGTLLDGSGTGRVAAGPAVEYGDVHREDVAAFIDAALHEPALTRVIVELTSGDTPVADAVARLAAT
- a CDS encoding DUF4333 domain-containing protein, with the protein product MQRSKFLVGIVGGMSAVVALGGLGTYLLAGTESTTGLDDHTTRSVDGHRALAADIVAGRTESKYHPLPWVGAKVSDVTCPTGLKAVTGATLTCTGKKNDGATVKIPVRVTRADATSVTWKFER
- a CDS encoding GntR family transcriptional regulator; this encodes MEKTQLAGDRAVAPARRRGLADEVADRIREAIFSGAYAPGAPLREVELSGVLQVSRGPVREALRVLEREGLVHCAWHRGTVVTTLSAEDVAELDSLRGALEDLAVQQVIARASDEDLAAIEKATGVMDRTTDPHAMVRLDIAFHDAVFAATGHQRLAAAWETIRCQVHLFLLTRIGLSTEGYLACIPQEHHALAAALRARDPQTALPLFAAHRRHAVDVVTGTSNPA
- a CDS encoding ABC transporter ATP-binding protein is translated as MSTVLAGHGLVKKYGSTSALAGVDVEVRERDSLAIMGPSGSGKSTLLHTLAGIIRPDGGQVLLRGERVDNLGENRLSALRRKRFGFVFQFGQLLPELPAEENVALPLMLEGVPRKAAVERARRWFAPLGLEGLEHRRPGQLSGGQAQRVAIARALVVEPDVVFADEPTGALDQTTSTEVIRLLTSATRDTGAALVMVTHDADVAAHCDRILQVRDGRISGHSQYTVA